The Manihot esculenta cultivar AM560-2 chromosome 1, M.esculenta_v8, whole genome shotgun sequence genome has a window encoding:
- the LOC110627162 gene encoding trehalase, producing the protein MATAHQTQKLDNIFLLLFCIFSPLPIMSNSFFTCKDMGPVVPTTPLIIFLERLQETALSTFGERNFDPKLYVDLSLNFNLSTTEKAFNGLPRNENGTVSIKDLEEFLAMYFQDAGKDLVYYDPPDFLPEPDGFLPKVKNPEVKAWALEVHSLWKNLSRKLSDEVRKQPELHTMLPLRAPVIVPGSRFREVYYWDSYWTIRGLLASKMYDTAKAIVTNLLSLVNIYGYAPNGSRVYYTNRSQPPLLSAMVYEIYNRTGDVELAKKALPELLKEHRFWNSEVHKVTIQDAQGRNHTLSRYYAMWNKPRPESATIDKKSASKFSKISDKQQFYRELASAAESGWDFSTRWMRNSSEFTTLATTSVVPVDLNVFILKMELGIAFLAKETGDESIAESFLEASQARKRAINSVFWNEKMGQWLDYWLITGTTCQVSQTWNACNQNQNVFASNFSPLWIDLLNSDTDLVESVMRSLQSSGLICAAGIATSLTNSGQQWDFPNGWAPLQHIIVEGLARSGSQEARSLAEDIAARWIRTNYVGYKKTGAMHEKYNVEKCGEFGGGGEYVPQTGFGWSNGVVLTFLEEFGWPQDQRIDC; encoded by the exons ATGGCAACAGCACATCAGACTCAAAAGCttgataatatttttctattgcTTTTCTGCATATTTTCCCCGCTGCCAATCATGTCAAATTCTTTCTTCACATGTAAGGATATGGGCCCTGTAGTTCCCACAACACCCTTGATTATCTTTCTTGAACGCCTTCAAGAAACTGCTCTTTCCACTTTTGGAGAAAGAAACTTTGATCCAAAACTTTATGTTGATTTGTCCTTAAATTTCAATCTCTCAACAACTGAGAAGGCCTTTAATGGGCTCCCAAGGAATGAAAATGGGACGGTTTCCATTAAGGACTTGGAGGAGTTTTTAGCAATGTATTTTCAGGATGCAGGGAAGGATTTGGTGTATTATGACCCACCTGATTTTCTGCCAGAGCCTGATGGGTTCTTGCCTAAGGTCAAGAATCCGGAGGTGAAGGCATGGGCTCTGGAGGTTCATTCTTTATGGAAGAATTTGAGTAGAAAACTCTCGGACGAAGTCAGGAAGCAACCCGAATTGCATACTATGCTTCCCTTGCGAGCGCCTGTAATCGTGCCGGGCTCACGTTTTAGAGAAGTTTATTATTGGGATTCCTATTGGACGATCAG GGGTTTGCTGGCAAGTAAAATGTATGACACTGCAAAAGCAATTGTGACCAATCTTCTTTCCCTTGTAAATATATATGGCTATGCCCCCAATGGATCAAGGGTCTATTACACCAATAGGAG CCAGCCTCCACTCCTGAGTGCGATGGTTTATGAGATATATAATAGGACTGGTGATGTGGAATTGGCTAAAAAGGCACTGCCTGAATTGCTGAAGGAACATCGATTTTGGAATTCGG AAGTGCATAAAGTTACCATCCAGGATGCTCAAGGCAGAAATCACACACTAAGTCGGTATTATGCAATGTGGAATAAACCCAGGCCTGAATCTGCAACCATA GACAAGAAATCTGCTTCCAAGTTCTCGAAAATCTCTGATAAACAGCAATTTTACCGAGAACTGGCTTCTGCTGCTGAATCTGGATGGGATTTCAGTACAAGATGGATGAG GAATTCTTCAGAATTTACAACTTTGGCTACAACATCAGTTGTACCTGTCGATTTAAATGTCTTTATACTCAAG ATGGAACTAGGCATTGCCTTCTTGGCTAAAGAAACTGGAGATGAAAGCATTGCGGAGAGCTTCTTGGAAGCTTCCCAAGCAAGAAAGAGGGCAATCAACTCTGTTTTCTGGAATGAAAAGATGGGACAGTGGCTGGACTACTGGCTCATTACAGGCACCACATGTCAG GTATCTCAAACATGGAACGCTTGTAACCAGAATCAGAATGTGTTTGCTTCAAACTTTTCTCCTTTGTGGATTGATCTGCTCAATTCAG ATACTGATTTGGTGGAGAGTGTCATGAGAAGTCTTCAAAGTTCAGGCTTGATTTGTGCTGCTGGAATTGCCACTTCTTTAACAAATTCAGGACAACAATG GGACTTTCCAAATGGTTGGGCTCCACTTCAGCACATTATAGTTGAAGGTCTGGCAAGATCTGGATCACAAGAAGCAAGGTCTTTGGCAGAAGACATAGCTGCTAGATGGATCAGAACAAACTATGTCGGATACAAGAAAACGGGTGCAATGCATGAAAAATACAATGTAGAGAAGTGCGGAGAATTTGGAGGTGGTGGTGAATATGTACCACAG ACTGGCTTTGGTTGGTCAAATGGAGTTGTATTGACATTTTTGGAGGAGTTTGGATGGCCTCAAGATCAGAGGATAGATTGCTGA